The genomic stretch GGCGCCATTGGCGGGCGAGGGTGGTGAGCGAATCGTCGCCGGGGAGGTGGCAGACCAGGTCGGCGATGGCTCCGAGGATGGGCTCGACCAGCGGGGGGGTGGTGTCCGATCCGCGCATGGAGCGCTGGATGATGCGGTCGAGGACGAGCAGTTCTTCGCGCGGGACATTGAAGCGGGTGACGCCGTCGAGGGGTAGGTCGAGCTCGCGGCCGAGGCGTTCGCGGGCGTTGCGTTGCAGGGCGGCCTCGGTGAATTCGATGACGACCCACTGGCCTTGCGGCGCGGCGCGGTAGTTCAGCTCGCAGCCGGAGGGGTAGAACTGGAGTGTATCCATGCGGCACTCGAAGCCATTCACCCAGGTGGGTCCGGAGAGGTAGCGCATGTAGCCGAGGCTGTGGCGACCGGGCGGAAAGACGCCGAGCACGCGGGCGGGAAAGCTGTAGCAGCCGACATCGATGGAGAAGTCTCCGCACACCCAGCGGTCGTGCCGGACATCGCAGTCGGCACGGGTGAGGATGTAGTGCTCGAAGCTGCCGCCATGGACGATCTCCGCGAGGTGGTCGGGATCGAAGCCGGTCAGGTTCAGCGATTGCCGGATGATGGGAGGGTTCATGGCAGCACCGGTTTTCTCGCTCTGGTGCCGGTGGGCATCCTGGGCAGCCTAGACGAGAGGGGTTCTCGTGTGAAGCCGCGGATTGTCGTTTTTCGGATAGAATGCGGGCTTCCCTTCGGGAGGGCGGGTGGTGTATAAGGTCCACTTGCAGCGTGCCGTCCATCAACCTGTGAGTGACGAGTGGAAACTCGTCGGAGAATTGCTGGGGCGCTCTCGGGAAGCGGGTGGCGAGGAGGAATTGGTGGATGTGGATGCCGGTGCGGCGGAGGTGCGTTTGCGGCAACGGTTGGAGGTGCTGGCGGGGGACGTGGAAGTCTTCGAGCAAGGGTTGCGGGCATGGCGGAGGGTGGCGGGGGAAGGGCGGATGGGGGCCCGGATGGGGGCCGGGGATTTGTGAGGGGGGGTGGGTCTTGTGGTGAGGGCGGTGGGATGGAGGCTGGAGTCGTTGTTGGTGGTGGAGTTGAGTTTACCGCGGAGACGCAGAGGCCGCGGAGGGACGCAGAGGGAAAGGCAGTTCTGCAGTCCTGTCCCTTGATCGACAGATTCCGTGATGCATCCGGGGAGCTGGCGATTGTCGTTTTCCGGATAGGACGTGGACTTTCGCGTGGAGGGGAGGCGGGTTACTGGTCGGTCGCAATCGAATCCAAGGGTGCGGTGATCAAGGCATCGACGGCCGCCGAATTGGATTCATGCGATCGCATCCATGCTATTTTTCCCGGGGGGGAGAAACCAAGGGGCGGGCGCCGGGTCTCGGGGGGGAACCTGCGCTCGTCCCGATGGGTGGGGATGTGTTGTGGGGAGACGAACCGTGGAGGCGGGGACGACGTTTGGGTTGTCGCGGCGCGCACCCAGCCGGAACGACGAAGTCGATCCGCTACGAAGAGGAAGAGGCGGGATGGAAGCGCGGGAATCGCTTCGGGCTGTTCGAAAAGGCGGTCTTCTCCCTGCATTCGAAGGCTGCGGATGACCGCAGCGTCCGAGGGCGGCTGCGCCGCGTGGATGGGGCGGGGCGGTGGGCGTGAGGAGGGGGCGTTGTACCTTGGTGCAATACCCGTCGGGGGCGGGGGGTGTCAGAAAGCTTGGCGACGTAATCCCGACCACTTTCATGAAAACCGCAATCCTCTTTGGCTTCGCGTTCGCCGCGACTGCTTCTGCCCAATCTCCGCCCGACCGCAGCGTGCTCCCCATCGCAGAGCCGGAGCCGGAGTCGATCAGCACACTGGATGCGCGCGATGCGAAGGCACCGCCGCGCTTCGAGGTGAAGGCGCCGGACGGCGCGCCGAACGTGGTGATCGTGTTGATCGACGACATCGGCTTCGGCCATAGCTCGGCCTTCGGCGGGCCGATCAAGATGCCGACGCTTGAGAAGCTGGCGAACAACGGGGTGCGCTACAATCGTTTCCACACGACGGCGCTGTGCAGTCCGACGCGGACCGCGCTGCTCACGGGGCACAATCACCACGCGAATAATGCGGGCGCGATCATGGAGCTGGCGACCGCTTTCCCGGGCAATACCGGGGTGCGGCCGAAGGAGATCACGACGCTGGCGGAGATCCTGCGGCAGAACGGCTACAGCACGGGTGCCTTCGGCAAGTATCACGAGACGCCGCCGTGGGAGGTCTCGGTGTCGGGGCCCTTTGACCGCTGGCCGACGGGCTCTGGATTCGACAAGTTCTACGGCTTCATCGGCGGCGAGACGAACCAGTGGGCACCGGCGATCTTCGATGGAGTGGCACGCGCGGAGCCGGCGCTATCGCCGACCTACCACTTCACGGTGGATATGACGGACAAGGCCGTGCAGTGGGTGAGCGCGCAGAACTCGCTGACGCCGCAGAAGCCCTTCTACATGTACTTTGCGACCGGGGCGACGCATGCCCCGCACCATGCGCCGAAGGAGTGGATCGAGAAGTACAAGGGGCAGTTTAACAGCGGCTGGGACAAGCTGCGCGAGGAGACCTACGAGCGGCAGAAGAAGATGGGCATCATTCCCGCGGAGACGAAGCTGACGGCGCGGCCGAAGGAGATCCCGGCGTGGGACGGGATGAGCGCGGAGCAGAAGCGGCTCTTCGAGCGGCAGATGGAAACCTTCGCGGGCTTCGCGGAGCATACGGACCACGAGGTGGGCCGGTTGGTCGCGCAGCTCGAGAAGATCGGCGAGATGGAGAACACGCTGTTCTTCTACATCGTGGGTGACAATGGCTCGAGCGCGGAGGGCGGACCGGAGGGCACCTACAATGAGATGATGGCGCTCAATGGAATCATCGGCAAGGCGGACCAGATGATGGGCCACATCGACGAGTGGGGCGGCCCGACGACCTTCCCGCACTTCGCGATCGGCTGGGCATGGGCGGGGAACACGCCTTTCCAGTGGACGAAGCAGGTGGCCTCGCATTTCGGCGGGACGCGCAATGGCATGGTGATGCATTGGCCGAAGGGGATCAAGGCGAAGGGGGAGATCCGCAGTCAATTCCACCACGTCATCGATGTCGCACCGACGGCGCTGGAGGCTGCGAAGATCCCGGAGCCGAAGACGGTGAATGGGGTGAAGCAGCGGCCGATGGATGGGGTGCCGATGCTCTACTCGGCCGACGCGCCGAAGGCCGCCGATACGCGGAAGACGCAGTACTTCGAGATGTTTGGCAATCGTGGCATTTATCATGAGGGCTGGGTCGCTTGCACGCGGCACTCAATTCCCTGGGACATGGCAGCGAAGTCCCCCGCGCTGAAGGACGATGTGTGGGAACTCTACCATGTGGACGCGGATTTCAGCGAGGCGGAGAATCTTGCCGACAAGAACCCGGCCAAGCTCAAAGAGCTCCAGGCGGTGTTTGAGAAGGAGGCCATCCGCAATCATGTCTTCCCGATCGACGACCGCCGCGCCGAGCGCTTCAACCCCGCGATCGCCGGGCGGCCCGATTTGCTCGGCGGACGGAAGTCGCTGACGGTCTATCCGGGGATGATCGGGATGATGGAGAATGCCTTCATCAATGTGAAGGGCGTGCACCACACGATCGAGGCGGAGATCGAGATCAAGGACGACAAGACGCAAGGTGTGATCATCGCGCAGGCCGGCTACTTCGGTGGCTGGACGCTTTACCTGAAGGACGGAAAGCCGCACCACGAGTACAATTGGTTCGCGCTGGAGCGGACGAACATCGGCAGCGATGCGGCGCTGGCTCCGGGCAAGCATGTGATCGGGTATGAGTTCATTCCGGATTCGGCGAAGCCTGGGACCGGTGGCAAGTCGATCCTGAGCGTGGATGGGAAGAAGGTGGCGGAGGCGCAGATCCCGAAGACGCAGCCCTTTGCCTTCTCCGCGGATGAGGGGGCTGATGTGGGGATCGATGCGGAGACGAATGTCTCGCCGGATTACAAGCCGGGGCTGCCGAGTACCTTCACCGGGAAGATCGTGAAGGTGACGGTGGAGCAGAAGTAGGGTTTATCATTGTGCCCGTCGTCTGTCATGCGGACGGCGGGCATTGCTGTGGCTGTTGGGGGGAGGAGGACAGGATGGATGGATGGGATGGGA from Luteolibacter arcticus encodes the following:
- a CDS encoding AraC family transcriptional regulator encodes the protein MNPPIIRQSLNLTGFDPDHLAEIVHGGSFEHYILTRADCDVRHDRWVCGDFSIDVGCYSFPARVLGVFPPGRHSLGYMRYLSGPTWVNGFECRMDTLQFYPSGCELNYRAAPQGQWVVIEFTEAALQRNARERLGRELDLPLDGVTRFNVPREELLVLDRIIQRSMRGSDTTPPLVEPILGAIADLVCHLPGDDSLTTLARQWRHREYVLRRADRYLLQHLDKPFDAPALAAATGTTGRTLQRYFLDAYGLTPREWARCLALHRVRGRLRTIDAARFSIEGIAHECGFRHMGRFAGYYANLFGESPSGTLAGAV
- a CDS encoding arylsulfatase codes for the protein MKTAILFGFAFAATASAQSPPDRSVLPIAEPEPESISTLDARDAKAPPRFEVKAPDGAPNVVIVLIDDIGFGHSSAFGGPIKMPTLEKLANNGVRYNRFHTTALCSPTRTALLTGHNHHANNAGAIMELATAFPGNTGVRPKEITTLAEILRQNGYSTGAFGKYHETPPWEVSVSGPFDRWPTGSGFDKFYGFIGGETNQWAPAIFDGVARAEPALSPTYHFTVDMTDKAVQWVSAQNSLTPQKPFYMYFATGATHAPHHAPKEWIEKYKGQFNSGWDKLREETYERQKKMGIIPAETKLTARPKEIPAWDGMSAEQKRLFERQMETFAGFAEHTDHEVGRLVAQLEKIGEMENTLFFYIVGDNGSSAEGGPEGTYNEMMALNGIIGKADQMMGHIDEWGGPTTFPHFAIGWAWAGNTPFQWTKQVASHFGGTRNGMVMHWPKGIKAKGEIRSQFHHVIDVAPTALEAAKIPEPKTVNGVKQRPMDGVPMLYSADAPKAADTRKTQYFEMFGNRGIYHEGWVACTRHSIPWDMAAKSPALKDDVWELYHVDADFSEAENLADKNPAKLKELQAVFEKEAIRNHVFPIDDRRAERFNPAIAGRPDLLGGRKSLTVYPGMIGMMENAFINVKGVHHTIEAEIEIKDDKTQGVIIAQAGYFGGWTLYLKDGKPHHEYNWFALERTNIGSDAALAPGKHVIGYEFIPDSAKPGTGGKSILSVDGKKVAEAQIPKTQPFAFSADEGADVGIDAETNVSPDYKPGLPSTFTGKIVKVTVEQK